Proteins encoded by one window of Oreochromis niloticus isolate F11D_XX linkage group LG17, O_niloticus_UMD_NMBU, whole genome shotgun sequence:
- the rad51ap1 gene encoding RAD51-associated protein 1 isoform X1, which yields MDRPSRKTKTVNYCESKDFDDDEDFACVKAPPSKKVREDVKEEQKKSLSKSSSQEATSQSSQKNRKPLDEKLYERDLEAAITLSMLNNVEEVKDQSPVSKGDVKFPVDENTDPAFLLLSNCSVDGAVMGLDKITSEKGSPAPARQRKAASKATEELKNKDGDDDDDYQPKLTPDSESDEDFSEPSESEDEEFTIKKASKTKKKEKATKSEKTKQTLASKKEKQPSKPSKPKSQAAAASTPVTTPPTAKPASKRPASSSTVCTSKPAASLSPAAGKMPKWNPPAQIGKSPSTSQTPAVKSPGQGLRLGLSRLVRVKPLHPSVASH from the exons ATGGACCGACCATCTAG GAAGACAAAGACTGTGAATTACTGTGAGAGCAAGGACTTCGATGATG ATGAGGATTTTGCCTGTGTGAAGGCCCCACCCAGCAAAAAGGTCAGGGAGGATGTGAAAGAAGAACAGAAGAAATCATTAAGCAAGTCCTCCAGTCAAGAGGCCACCTCACAATCGAGCCAGAAGAACAG AAAGCCACTGGACGAAAAGCTGTATGAGAGGGATCTCGAAGCAGCCATCACGCTTTCCATGCTCAATAATGTAGAGGAAGTGAAGGACCAGTCTCCTGTCAGTAAAG GAGATGTCAAATTTCCAGTAGATGAAAACACAGATCCAGCTTTTCTGCTCCTGTCCAACTGCAGTGTGGATGGTGCAGTTATGG GTTTGGACAAAATCACATCAGAGAAAGGGTCGCCTGCTCCTGCCAGGCAGAGAAAGGCTGCCTCCAAAGCTACTGAGGAGCTGAAAAACAaggatggtgatgatgatgatgactatCAACCCAAACTGACACCAG ATTCAGAAAGCGATGAAGATTTCAGTGAACCATCTGAGAGCGAAGATGAGGAGTTCACAATAAAGAAAGCAAGCAAgactaaaaagaaagaaaaagcaacaaaGAGTGAAAAAACCAAACAGACTCTTGcttctaaaaaagaaaagcaaccaTCGAAACCATCAAAGCCTAAATCGCAAGCAGCAG CAGCTTCTACCCCAGTGACAACACCTCCAACAGCCAAACCTGCCTCTAAAAGACCCGCGTCATCCTCCACAGTCTGCACATCGAAGCCTGCAGCCTCTCTGAGCCCAGCAGCAGGAAAAATGCCCAAGTGGAACCCACCAG CTCAAATTGGAAAAAGTCCCTCCACGTCCCAGACTCCAGCAGTGAAGTCTCCGGGTCAGGGTCTGCGGCTCGGGCTCTCCCGCCTCGTTCGAGTCAAACCTTTGCACCCTAGTGTTGCAAGCCACTGA
- the rad51ap1 gene encoding RAD51-associated protein 1 isoform X2: MDRPSRKTKTVNYCESKDFDDDEDFACVKAPPSKKVREDVKEEQKKSLSKSSSQEATSQSSQKNRKPLDEKLYERDLEAAITLSMLNNVEEVKDQSPVSKGDVKFPVDENTDPAFLLLSNCSVDGAVMGLDKITSEKGSPAPARQRKAASKATEELKNKDGDDDDDYQPKLTPDSESDEDFSEPSESEDEEFTIKKASKTKKKEKATKSEKTKQTLASKKEKQPSKPSKPKSQAAASTPVTTPPTAKPASKRPASSSTVCTSKPAASLSPAAGKMPKWNPPAQIGKSPSTSQTPAVKSPGQGLRLGLSRLVRVKPLHPSVASH, encoded by the exons ATGGACCGACCATCTAG GAAGACAAAGACTGTGAATTACTGTGAGAGCAAGGACTTCGATGATG ATGAGGATTTTGCCTGTGTGAAGGCCCCACCCAGCAAAAAGGTCAGGGAGGATGTGAAAGAAGAACAGAAGAAATCATTAAGCAAGTCCTCCAGTCAAGAGGCCACCTCACAATCGAGCCAGAAGAACAG AAAGCCACTGGACGAAAAGCTGTATGAGAGGGATCTCGAAGCAGCCATCACGCTTTCCATGCTCAATAATGTAGAGGAAGTGAAGGACCAGTCTCCTGTCAGTAAAG GAGATGTCAAATTTCCAGTAGATGAAAACACAGATCCAGCTTTTCTGCTCCTGTCCAACTGCAGTGTGGATGGTGCAGTTATGG GTTTGGACAAAATCACATCAGAGAAAGGGTCGCCTGCTCCTGCCAGGCAGAGAAAGGCTGCCTCCAAAGCTACTGAGGAGCTGAAAAACAaggatggtgatgatgatgatgactatCAACCCAAACTGACACCAG ATTCAGAAAGCGATGAAGATTTCAGTGAACCATCTGAGAGCGAAGATGAGGAGTTCACAATAAAGAAAGCAAGCAAgactaaaaagaaagaaaaagcaacaaaGAGTGAAAAAACCAAACAGACTCTTGcttctaaaaaagaaaagcaaccaTCGAAACCATCAAAGCCTAAATCGCAAGCAGCAG CTTCTACCCCAGTGACAACACCTCCAACAGCCAAACCTGCCTCTAAAAGACCCGCGTCATCCTCCACAGTCTGCACATCGAAGCCTGCAGCCTCTCTGAGCCCAGCAGCAGGAAAAATGCCCAAGTGGAACCCACCAG CTCAAATTGGAAAAAGTCCCTCCACGTCCCAGACTCCAGCAGTGAAGTCTCCGGGTCAGGGTCTGCGGCTCGGGCTCTCCCGCCTCGTTCGAGTCAAACCTTTGCACCCTAGTGTTGCAAGCCACTGA
- the LOC100702028 gene encoding probable polypeptide N-acetylgalactosaminyltransferase 8: MRSSWMKALLTVLIVAFALLYLSSIKKEVHTHSERLQRAHYNDSIRGQGIVKRMEKMETDINRLLSLMNKLEKRETAPGRKEEVKDKRKRVRKLYPNSDLFKNWGDDLSEEEQKEAEQLFQRYGYNAFLSDRLPLNREIPDTRPPRCAVKNYPKDLPTISVVLIYLDEALSVIKRAIRSIVDKTPARLLQEIILVDDHSSNEDLMEKLDEYISFIHEERPGLVKKVRHSEQLGLTQARLSGWKVAEGEVIAILDAHIEVHVQWAEPLLARIKEDRTVILTPVFDKVKYDDLTLSPYNSASHGFDWALWCMYESFRPEWYALNDETLPGKSPSVMGILVADRQFFGEIGSLDGGMKIYGGENVELGIRVWLCGGSIEVVPCSKIAHIERAVKPYLPDLSVMMKRNALRVAEVWLDEYKYNVNIAWNLPLENHGIDIGDVSERKKLRERLNCKPFKWYLDNVYPMLDPLDNLLSYGAMINDLKPELCVDQGPMPGNTPILYGCHFYSPQHCFYRSDGQLYIGGIKSHKYNSNRCLVDPSSGVYPVLYDCKIAKQKDFHMLWDFKQGGPIQNRKTKRCLEIAKDDDGFYKLIVQQCTGQSWNIQNLIKDH, encoded by the exons ATGAGATCCAGCTGGATGAAAGCTTTGCTTACGGTCCTCATTGTGGCCTTCGCATTGTTATACCTCAGTTCTATTAAGAAGGAGGTCCACACTCATTCTGAGAGATTGCAGAGGGCCCATTACAATGACTCCATTAGGGGCCAGGGAATCGTCAAGAGGATGGAAAAGATGGAAACAGACATCAACAGGCTGC TGAGTTTGATGAATAAACTTGAAAAGAGGGAAACGGCACCTGGCAGGAAGGAAGAGGTGAAGGACAAGAGGAAGAGGGTGAGGAAGCTGTACCCCAACTCTGATCTGTTCAAGAATTGGGGTGACGATCTGTCAGAGGAGGAGCAGAAGGAAGCCGAGCAGTTGTTTCAGAGATATGGATACAACGCCTTCCTCAGTGACAGGCTGCCCCTCAACAGAGAGATTCCCGACACCAGGCCTCCAAG GTGTGCTGTGAAAAATTATCCGAAGGATCTGCCGACCATCAGTGTTGTGTTAATCTATTTGGATGAAGCTCTTTCAGTCATTAAAAGAGCCATACGCAGCATCGTGGACAAGACACCAGCTCGGCTGCTGCAAGAAATCATCCTGGTGGACGATCACAGCAGCAATG AGGACTTAATGGAGAAGCTGGATGAATACATCAGCTTTATCCACGAGGAGCGTCCAGGCCTGGTGAAGAAAGTGCGGCACTCTGAGCAGCTCGGCCTCACCCAGGCCAGACTGTCGGGCTGGAAGGTGGCTGAGGGAGAGGTGATTGCCATCTTGGACGCTCACATAGAAGTCCACGTCCAATG GGCAGAGCCTTTACTAGCTCGGATTAAGGAGGACCGGACTGTGATACTGACGCCTGTTTTTGACAAAGTCAAATACGATGACCTGACACTGAGTCCCTACAATAGTGCATCTCATGGCTTTGACTGGGCACTGTGGTGCATGTATGAGTCCTTCAGACCTGAGTGGTATGCCCTGAATGATGAGACGCTGCCTGGCAA GAGCCCCTCAGTCATGGGGATACTTGTAGCTGATCGCCAGTTCTTCGGAGAGATTGGAAGCCTTGATGGTGGAATGAAAATATACGGTGGGGAAAATGTGGAGCTGGGCATCCGG GTGTGGCTGTGTGGAGGAAGCATTGAAGTTGTGCCTTGCTCTAAAATTGCCCACATTGAACGAGCAGTAAAGCCTTACCTCCCAGACTTGAGTGTCATGATGAAGCGTAATGCACTGAGGGTAGCAGAGGTGTGGCTGGAtgaatacaaatacaatgtcAACATTGCTTGGAACCTTCCCCTTGAG AACCATGGGATAGACATCGGGGATGTGTCGGAGAGAAAGAAGCTCAGGGAGAGGCTTAATTGTAAGCCCTTTAAGTGGTATTTAGATAATGTTTACCCGATGCTGGACCCCCTGGATAACTTGCTCAGTTATGGAGCT ATGATAAATGATCTGAAGCCAGAACTCTGTGTTGACCAAGGCCCGATGCCAGGAAACACACCCATCTTGTATGGATGCCACTTCTATTCACCTCAA CACTGTTTTTATCGCTCTGATGGACAACTCTACATTGGCGGGATCAAATCTCATAAGTACAACAGCAACCGCTGTCTGGTGGACCCTTCCAGTGGAGTCTACCCGGTGCTGTATGACTGCAAAATAGCCAAACAGAAAGACTTTCACATGCTGTGGGATTTTAAACAG GGAGGACCCATccagaacagaaaaacaaagcgATGTCTAGAAATTGCGAAGGATGACGATGGCTTTTACAAACTCATTGTCCAGCAGTGCACCGGTCAGAGCTGGAATATACAAAATCTCATCAAAGACCACTAA